The genomic window ATGAGCTGGTAGTTGAAGATGGCCTCAATCAGCGGGTTGGAGTCTTTCCTGAGCTCCGATTCGGGGCCCTTGGGCAGCATCAGCGAAGCCAGGGTCCAGATGGCATTTGGCGACGACAGGGTCTCGGTCAGACatctttggtgttgaggtaCACTGTTGAGTGGGCGCTTGATCCTGTTGATGCGCTTGAGTGTTTGCGTGAGCCACGGCTCTACCTTGGATCCGAGGACCACGTTGACGGAGGAAGCACGGGGAGCAAAGGCAGCTGCCGAAGCCGGGAGTAGTTGTGGTGGCATGGTCTGAGTGTACTTTGGTGTGTGTCCTGGTTGAGTGAGTACAAAGGGTGGTCGAGGTGGAGCAGGGCAAGGGCTTGGGATGGGGAACTaagagggcgagggaaaCGAATAGTAAATAAGAAACGAGGTGAGAAAGGTGACGGAGCGGGCGGTCCCAAGACAAGGGATTAGCATGCACGCCAGCAACCGCaaatgagaagaagagaagggtgGACGAAGTCTcgtgagggggaagaaggagggtgagAATCTCGTATAGTCCGGGTGCGAGGGCCCGTCGTTATAAGAGATCAAGTCCCGAAATGGGTACCTACCGATGGGGTCCCTGGTGTGGGGGTAGGTACTTacttgggaggggaagggtagggaggagggcgtgGCCGAGGACATGCAGGTCGATGGAGAGGGGACAGCGCCGATGGCCAGATGGGGCCAGGCGAGCGGACGGGACTGGGACCCGCCTGCAGCTTCACAGCAGCGCCCTCACCTCGACTGCTGTCTGCCCActgtcctcgtcgtcggtggaggagcagcatCTGCGGGCAAACAGATCATCAATGGTAGCCTGGGCTGACTGGGCCTGGAGGAAGAACGGGGTGAGGCTGTCGGGTTTGCCGCGGCTTCGCGTCAGCGTCGTCTTTACTGAGGGCAAGTACCTCCTCATACTACCACCCACTGCTGCCGCATTCCCGGACGCTACAGACGATATCAGACCCTTGACACTTATAAGTCGAGATAAAATGACCATCTTGGGACGATCTCCAAAGTACCTTTTGTTTCGTACCACCCCCAGGTTTCATGGCGCTCTTCTCTGAGCATATGCAGTGTGGCACAAGAATACTTGATCCGATCCCAGCCGCTTGACTGGTGACAGGATAGGATAAGCACGTTTGATGGAAGACGGGGGACGGAAGAGATGGGACAGCAGCCACACCTGGGGTTTGCGCGGCCCATCGCCAtctgctctctctccctcttaGGCCCAAGGtgaaagaagagaggaaagaaaagggaagaaagTCCGTGGGCTATGCTGCCACTTGCATATGCGCAATGGCCATCGAGGGCGAATGGCTGGTCCGGCTTGTGGTCGGTCGCATGCGACCGGAGCTGAAAGCTGCAGATGTGGACGGTGCAAGCTTACAGCTACACTACGAACAGCGCCACATCTGGAGTAGTGTTACAGAGCACCGTACCGTAATTACACGGCTGTAAGTCTGAACGTCCGCCAAGAGAAAAGGTCGCCAGACTAACACCCGGCTAGACTCGCCCTGTTGAAGACTTCTCCTGGCTGGCGTGGCTGGCAGCAAGCTGTTCAGACTCTCTCATGACAGGCCTCTTGACAACAAGTCAAATCATGCAGCGAAATGACTCCTTTTTCGTGTTTCGCTAGTCGAAGAGTAAATGACGCGTCCCGCAGCAAGAAGAGCGCGTATCACAGCTCCCGGCCGATCGTaggactttttttttttttttcatgggGGATTTTTAGTTGCATGAGCCGTGAGGAGTCATATCGATATCCGCCACCGCCCAGAATCTATATGAGTGGCCCGTCGAGATCCCACCAGAAACTGGAACTGGTAATTCGGGTAAACAGTGAGGCGTCAACTGAATACCTTGTGTGAATGGCTCCAGGACTTTCAGATAACGTCCGTGGTCGGGCAGCCAAGTCTGCAGCCAACTCTTGTTCTGAAAAAGAGCATCGTTTCTGACTTGTGACTTGTGAGTTGTGATATTGACAGAATGACCGTCACTCCAAGGTACCATCCGCTCCCTTATTAGCGACACCGGCGTCCTAAGATAAACTGCCATGCAACTGCATGGTCTAGATTAAACACTGTTCGTGTTGCCGCTGAATGGACAGACGGTCGCTTGAAAAGGCCGGTGCCGTTTGTGATGGGCCACCTCTTCAGTCATGCATGAAGCTCGCTTGGTGAGGCCTCAAGAGCCATATTGTGCGGTCCATCACGCACACCACCTGGGTCTTGATGGCTTGGGATGGGGTTCCCCCTCCTTGCAAGCCGCCAAAAAACGTTCGAGAAAGCAGTCGGAGCAtgttggcggcggggaaGAGACAAAGGCGTCATTTGCCATGGCGAGATTGTCTAAATCTCAAGCCATCGTCGTGATCACAAGATATACCTCAATCTTCCCTTTGCCCAGTGATATGAAGCGGTGCCCTAGCCCGAAATCATGACGAGATGACAGAGACGGCGTAGCCATGTTGAAGGCTGCCCTGGAACCAAGGCTCCAACCCCATGACTGCATATCGGTAAGATTAGGAGTCCTTCCGCAGTAGACGCAAGAAGCGAGGAGCCGAAAGCGAAAAAGATATCATCAGCTTGGCCACAAGGAAACATGAAACACACAAGCGCGCTGCTGGAGGTGTTCTTCTCTTGTCTCAACTCCCTCAGTGGCTGACTGTCTGCCCATCAATAAAAGATCCCGCCCACCCCTCCCGAACATGCCGGTCTTGTTGCTGGAAATCTTGCTCGACGCCACACGTTCGACTTTCTTGGGCCCAGCACTCGACCAGTATGTCCCGATCTGGGCATgccgcaggaggaggatgggaccCAGCCAGCCGGCTACACGTCCTGCGATGGCGATATTCGACACCGACTGGTCCCTTTGTCGAATTGTGCGGCCAGGGGTGGGTTCCGGAAGGAGATGTTCGAGTTGCAACATGCCACTGGCATCCCACTGGCACCCCCAAACGGGCAATATAGAGTgcaggagaggggggaagcaTCGCCAGTAAATGCCAGCCTCTCGTCTGTCCCGTGTCATGGATGACAAGAGcaggcatggcatggcagaCCATGCTAGCGCAGAAGGTGAGCAAAAAGGTGTGTAAGTTGGGATCCCTGCTATTGAGCCTCATTGGCTGCCGGCCTGacgccctcctccggccGCCATCTTGGAGAAAGACCGAGGATACGGCAGACGATTGGGTGAAAAACTCGAAACGAGGGCAAAAGGGTGGTGCCGCTTTGCGACGTTACTGCAGACCTGGGGTGGCCTAGAACCACCTACCTGACGTCCAGCCTGCCAGATTAGAAGTGAACGCGAGGCTGCTGTAGAACCGGCATCTGTTCCTGTCTGGGGTGTCAAATCTCCGTATACTTGGTTATGATAATCATGGTGGAAATGATGACGATGCTGATACTGatgcttggtgttgatgctgctggaAGCTGAACGTGGAGCtagctgctgctgtgagggCGAGGTGAAGTCTGTGAGAGAATGCCCAGACCTGCCCAGCTGAATTACGAATACATGGAGAGGGGTTTGTGTGTATCCAAACTTGGAAGCACGGTGGATCTGCAGCCTTTTCTCTCTGCAGCCCCACTGTTTCCAACAACGCAACTACACTTATACACACTGTCACTACAAATTGTGGCTTGGCTCATGTGGCTTGCGTACTCTTTCCTCTCTTGCGTGACGGGAGGTGAGGCAAAAAGTGCCGTCTCTTGCCGCGCAGCAGCGCACACTCGTGACTGACAGTCACTTGACTTCGGCCGGGCTTCCTTCTTCGGGCCAGTGTCCCGTGATCGCAAATATTCCTGGATCTCTGTGAACCTCCTGTTTCGGCCAAACACGCCCACTGCCCACTGCCCACTGGCAGATCGTCTCTTGCTCGCGACCACAGTGCGGATCACCAATGGCTTCAGCTCGATAACGCCTGACTCTTGACTCCCTTGTTTTACTCTGCGTGGGGTATCACGACCCAATGATGCCCCAGCGGGTATCGAGAAATAAGACAATTCGACGCGAGGGACTTTCAAGAAAGGAGAAAGGTCACAAAGCTTGGAAACTGGGTTCGGAATGGACAACCCCgctggcgagggcgaggaagaggaaggcgagttTACcgcaagaaacaaaaaacatTCCTCCCTGTTTTTCGCCGTGATCCTTCGCCGTCTTCACCGCTAGAAGACCGGTTTATCGCCTCAAACCCAAGTCCCTTGTGATCATGACTCCTCGACTTGAAATTTCTCAATAAGGAATCCCCCATCAACGGGGGGTTGACGGATATCGGATATTGGCCCCTCTTGTCTTGTCCTTCTCCCGTCTCCCGTCGTGCCGGGCGGGCCTTGGCACCGTTGACGTCACTCTTTTGGCTTGTCAAGATCAAGCCTGTCAGGGGTCTGTCAAAgtcaacatcaacgtcaaAACCGAACTGTATTACAACACACGCCCAGCGATCTGCTAACAAGCCTCACCCCGGCCTGCCCGCCTGATGCCCAACGTGTTTTTTCTTCAATTCAAAGCCAAGGCAACTGAGGCGAAGCCGACCTTGAAAAAGGTGAAATGTGGGGCCGCCCCGTTGCCCTCGGAGGCAGCCGACTCAGCCGACCGACCGATCGACTGCCGAACAACCCTCACCTTAACGTGGCCGCCACGTACACCCGGCAACTCTAACGCCACATCTGAAGAGATCCGAGAAAAAGGGTGTCATTCATCATTCAAgcgagagaaaaaaaatcatcTATTTTCAGCTGGCTCAGGGTAGCGTAGGGGAAAAACTTCAAGGATtgcccctccctctttttcaAAGTTACGCAACCCCTGAATGTGGGGAAGCCTAGCTAGCTACGCTACACCCGAGGGTTAGGGTCGGGGATAAGGGCTCCCTCGCGCGCCCTCTCAAATGGTCACCGATCAGAGATCGCTTCGGTCAGCAGGTGCAAGGCCTCGTCACTGCAGCCAACTCACATGTAGGCCCAGCCAACAACTTCCAACCTACCTACATGACCAGCCGATCAAGGGAGTTTATGCATACAGCATGCAAACACGGAGAGAAGGACCTGTCGGTATACCCGGAAGCAAAGGCAGATTTTGTGGGAATGCTGTCTCGGCAGTTGTACCTAGACTGGTCTGCCTtatgctggtggtggtggtcagcaCCTTGGTTGGGACAGCCCCACATTCGCTGCCTGTTAGCGTACCGAcgcaagggaaagggggctCAGCCCAGCGGTTCAGTACTGGCACTCTTTGGAGCCGAGGCCGGTGAGATAGGCGGTGGGTTGGGTTACTCGATCTTTTATTGACGTTTGGAATGTTGCTTCTTTGAAGATGAAAGTGTGCTCGTGACAACTGGGAATGTACAGCCACGACACACGATTCCTAAAATATATCTTATTTTCCATCTTCCTACTCAAAGACATATACCATCCGTAAAGGCCTAAACTCACCGTCGAACTGCTGTGGTCATATTGTGGCCGCTGAATagcccaacaccaaaccAGATGATGTAAACAAAACCAAACAGAATATTCCACACACATCCCAACTTCACCCGCCCAAATCCCATATAATAATCCTTCCCTCCGCACCTTCCCCCTTTACcaatcccccaacccagtaatcccctcctcctcctctccctccttcttatcatcatcccacccaccatcattCCCCCCtttatcccccccctctttcttcttcccatcatcactcttGTTCCCACCCGTAACACTGctagcaacagcagcaaccaacccccccaacccgcccAGCCCCcacccaaaacccccaagTTTATTCCCCAACTTCAccccgccatcatcctccttcccaacagGACTAGGAGTCCTAAACTCCCCCtctgccttttccttccccttatccaccttctttttctcagGGGAGTTTGGCCCCGGTGTCTCGTTCCATGAGCCAGGCATGGACATCTCACTGTTGTTTGGTTTCTTCTTGTCCCACGGATTCGGATCGACGTTTTCGTTGTCCGAGTCGAACTGGTCTTGGGGTGAAGGTTGAAAGGTGAGTTTTTTGCGGGAGGAATttttgctggtgctggttcCTGTGAGGGGGGCgggtttggggatggtgaagggtgaggggggtttagagggggggttggggtcgggccaggtgttgttgttgttgttgttgtcgttgttctcGTTGCCCCAGCTGTTGTCATTGGAGGTATCATTGTTGTCACccgagttgttgttgtcatcgTTGCCCCaactgccgccgccgttggtgttgttctCAGCCGAGGTATCATTGTTATTGTTGTCGTTGCCCCAGCTGTTgtcgccgttgttgttgttattcttgttgttgttgttgttgtcgttggaGGTATCGTTGTTGTCCCCAGACGAGTTATTCTCATTACCCCAACCGCCACCCGCATTGTCATTGGAGGTATCGTTGTTATCCCCAAAGGTGTTGTTTTCGCTGCCCCAactgtcgccgccgccgttgttgttgaaggtaTCATTGGAGTTGTCGTTGGAGTTGTCGTTGGAGTCATCATTTCCGttgccccaacccccccaactGTTGTCATTGGAGTGTTCTTTGGAATTGTCGTTTCCGTTACCCCAGCCGCCACCGTTGTTGTCATTGTTGCCATCATCAGACCCGGCCTTGGTGCTCTCGGTGAACTGAACAGCAGGAGAGGCCGacttgcccttcttccctcctttcttgttcttcccTCCTTTGCTGTTACTTCCGCCCTGGTTGTTACCTCCGCCCTGGTTGTTACTTCCGCCCTGGTTGTTACCTCCACCGTTGTtccctccaccgccgttgTTGCCGCCAGAGCCAGAAGCCACATTCGGAGTTCCCTGCTGCGTCCTAGGTGTCCCCCGGCCCTGGCCCTGCCCCTGTGACACCGAATCATTCGGCCACATCGGAGGCACAGCGTTCAACTGCCACGACCCCGGCATCTGCTGCCACTGCTGGTACCCAGCCATTCCCTGCGGAGTAAAGTTGTGaggaccgtaagccccagGCTGCACGGGAGGCTGCATCACAGGCGGCGGAGGACCCTAGCCTCCCCACGCAGGACCGCCAGGTTGATGGGACCAGTAGGGATTCGGGCAGTCTgtgtggatgatgttggtcaCAGGATgcacaacaccatccccgGCGTAGCCATAGTTCTGGAACTGGGGGTGGATAGGAGCCGGCGGAAAGCCCGCAGGCACAGCGGGCTGCTGAGCTGGGCTGTCAAAGACTTGGACATGACCGTCTAGGTAGTAGGCGTTGCGCGGTGGTTGGACGGTGGCTGAGCGAGAGGGGACATGCTGGACGGTGGCTGATCCCTGGGCGTTGTTCGAAGACTGGTTGCCACCGTCGGGTTTCTGCTGATCAGACTTGTTCTGGTTTTGGCTGGTACCAGAGCTGTCGCcggcagccttcttgttgttctggGGGTTATCCTGCTTGCCCCTGTCTCCCTTTTTAtcgtccttcttgccctcctgcctctcgtccttcttgtcgTCTTTCTTGCCCTCCTGTttctcgtccttcttggCATCCTTGTTCACACCCTTCTTGTCATCCTGCTTATCATCCTTTCcgtccttcttcccatccttcttgcccttgtcacTCCCCGCAGAaccacccttcttcttcagacAGTCCGTAAGCAGCGCCGCGGCTATCTCCTTTCTAGTTCGGGGCTTGCTCAACTCCCGGCCCAGGAGTCTCCGACCCTGAATGCAGTTCTCGCAGCCGCATGTGGCATGGGGCTCCAGATCGGGGGTGACAAAGTCGTCAGGAGCGCCCGTGTCTTGCTTCTTCGTGTTGTTCTGGCCCGACTTGTTGTCTCTTGACTTGTCCTCGGTCTTATTGtcatcagccttcttcttgtcctctgCTTTCTTGTTGCCctcgaccttcttctccgcctccatgGTCTTGCTGGACTCACCCTTCTCGTCAGGCTCGGGAGGGGCCAGTTTAGCCTCGGCCGGCGTCTTGCTGCTCTGAAGCGGCACCTTTGCGACAAAAGTCTCGCCCTCGCCGTCGCTGCCCGTATAGACCTCGACCTGAAATTTAGGCTTcttggctgtggtgttgaCAGGTTTCTCCGTCTCTTGAgtcttcttgacctccttggGTTTGGCAGAgtcagccttcttctcctttgacGGAGATGACTTGGGATCGCTCGGTTGGCCCtttgtttgctgttgcttgTAAGCCTTGGAAACTGCCAACGCTATAGCCATGgcgcgctcctcctcgtctgaGTCAACGTCTGAAAAGATCTCGGAAAGTCGCTTAGTCGTGGCCGCCTCGATCTCTGCCTtcctcttggcctcctcttctttcgCTTTCTCTTTGGCCACCTTCCTGTCTTGAGCAGCGTGAACCGTAGCAATTATTCTAGCCTCAGCTCGGGCAATGACATCACTAGCCTTTTTAAgtgcggcggcagcggcagcagtaGCCTCGATGTCGACGGAAGCCGTCTCGGCTTGGGCAGCTTGGGTGGCTCTTGCTTTGTGACAACTCTTGTGCTGTCGAGGATGACGGGACTCGCCATGCTCGCGGTGCTCGTGGTGCTCACTGGCTCGATGCATGGTGGGCGGCTGAGCAGTAGTCGAACCTTGTTGATCGTAGTATCTGTCTCGGGATGGGGACCGATGCCTAGAGGGGGGCCGGGGTCTAGAATCGCGGCGCCTGGAATCTCTGCCTCTGTACTCTTTCTCCTCTGATCTCCGTCTCTCCGGCTCGGGTGTTGTCAGTCTCTCCTTTTCGGTGCGAGTGAGATTGCGTCCCATAATCCACTCCATCATAGTATTGGGAGGCATGGCTGCGGTCAGCGAGCCGCAGCGAGCAGTGCGActttggtgatgttggagacAAGAGGAAAAGTCAAACAACGACTATCAATCTTCTGAAGTGATAGTGACGGAACGGAAACAGACCGGTAGCGGTGTTGAAGGGCGAAGAACAAGGAAAGAATCGAGAAGGAGCCTCTCGATCCGAGCGGGTGTTTGGAGGAAAGGAAACAAGTTGGGGAGGGGCCAACGGCCCTGagtgaagaagagagaaCGACGAGAGGGGAAATACTTGGCCTGGTGTCGAACAGTAACCAGAGATGAAAGTAGCCGCAGAAAGCAATTTGCTGTGAAGGAGAGTATGCGCTGAAAACTGTAGTCGCAAGGTAGGAAGAAGCTTTGTATTTGCAGGAAGAATTGGCTATTACAGCAAagtcggtggtggggggtggaagggagATTTTTGCAAGAAAGGCGGGTCACGTTGCTGGAAATTCACTTGAGATGGAAAGGTAAGGGAGCAAGTTGAGTGTTTGAGGAAGTCGCTCAGAAGGTCGTGGGTCTGCCCGTAATCCTCATGTCG from Podospora pseudoanserina strain CBS 124.78 chromosome 7 map unlocalized CBS124.78p_7.2, whole genome shotgun sequence includes these protein-coding regions:
- a CDS encoding uncharacterized protein (EggNog:ENOG502RY34), coding for MPPNTMMEWIMGRNLTRTEKERLTTPEPERRRSEEKEYRGRDSRRRDSRPRPPSRHRSPSRDRYYDQQGSTTAQPPTMHRASEHHEHREHGESRHPRQHKSCHKARATQAAQAETASVDIEATAAAAAALKKASDVIARAEARIIATVHAAQDRKVAKEKAKEEEAKRKAEIEAATTKRLSEIFSDVDSDEEERAMAIALAVSKAYKQQQTKGQPSDPKSSPSKEKKADSAKPKEVKKTQETEKPVNTTAKKPKFQVEVYTGSDGEGETFVAKVPLQSSKTPAEAKLAPPEPDEKGESSKTMEAEKKVEGNKKAEDKKKADDNKTEDKSRDNKSGQNNTKKQDTGAPDDFVTPDLEPHATCGCENCIQGRRLLGRELSKPRTRKEIAAALLTDCLKKKGGSAGSDKGKKDGKKDGKDDKQDDKKGVNKDAKKDEKQEGKKDDKKDERQEGKKDDKKGDRGKQDNPQNNKKAAGDSSGTSQNQNKSDQQKPDGGNQSSNNAQGSATVQHVPSRSATVQPPRNAYYLDGHVQVFDSPAQQPAVPAGFPPAPIHPQFQNYGYAGDGVVHPVTNIIHTDCPNPYWSHQPGGPAWGQGQGRGTPRTQQGTPNVASGSGGNNGGGGNNGGGNNQGGSNNQGGGNNQGGSNSKGGKNKKGGKKGKSASPAVQFTESTKAGSDDGNNDNNGGGWGNGNDNSKEHSNDNSWGGWGNGNDDSNDNSNDNSNDTFNNNGGGDSWGSENNTFGDNNDTSNDNAGGGWGNENNSSGDNNDTSNDNNNNNKNNNNNGDNSWGNDNNNNDTSAENNTNGGGSWGNDDNNNSGDNNDTSNDNSWGNENNDNNNNNNTWPDPNPPSKPPSPFTIPKPAPLTGTSTSKNSSRKKLTFQPSPQDQFDSDNENVDPNPWDKKKPNNSEMSMPGSWNETPGPNSPEKKKVDKGKEKAEGEFRTPSPVGKEDDGGVKLGNKLGGFGWGLGGLGGLVAAVASSVTGGNKSDDGKKKEGGDKGGNDGGWDDDKKEGEEEEGITGLGDW